A genomic stretch from Xiphophorus maculatus strain JP 163 A chromosome 14, X_maculatus-5.0-male, whole genome shotgun sequence includes:
- the LOC102229617 gene encoding NEDD8: protein MLIKVKTLTGKEIEIDIEPTDKVERIKERVEEKEGIPPQQQRLIYSGKQMNDEKTAADYKIQGGSVLHLVLALRGGRPLCSTF from the exons ATGTTGATTAAAGTGAAG ACTCTCACTGGCAAGGAGATAGAGATTGACATAGAGCCCACAGATAAG GTGGAGCGAATTAAAGAAAGAGTGGAGGAGAAAGAGGGGATCCCTCCCCAGCAACAGAGGTTGATCTACAGTGGAAAACAGAT GAACGACGAGAAAACGGCCGCAGACTACAAGATCCAGGGCGGCTCCGTCCTTCACCTGGTGCTCGCCCTCAGAGGAGGCCGCCCGCTCTGCTCCACGTTTTAA
- the LOC102229356 gene encoding GMP reductase 2-like: MPRIENDIKLDFKDVLLRPKRSTLKSRSEVDLLRSFTFRNSKGSYRGIPIIAANMDTVGTFEMAQALHEFTLFTAIHKHYSIDDWSEFAAKHPKCLESVAVSTGTGEGDFEKISAIVEAVPQLKYICVDVANGYSEHFVHFVKDVREKFPSHTIMAGNVVTGEMVEELILAGADIIKVGIGPGSVCTTRKKTGVGYPQLSAVIECADAAHGLGGHIISDGGCTCPGDVSKAFGAGADFVMLGGMLAGHSESGGETIEKNGKKYKLFYGMSSDTAMKKHSGGVADYRASEGKTVEVPYKGPVDETIRDVLGGVRSTCTYVGAAKLKELSRRTTFIRVTQQLNTVFGNS, encoded by the exons ATGCCTCGCATTGAGAATGACATCAAGCTGGACTTCAAGGATGTTCTCCTCCGGCCCAAACGGAGCACGCTCAAGTCCAGGAGTGAG GTGGACCTGTTGAGGAGCTTCACTTTCAGGAACTCCAAGGGCAGCTACAGAGGGATTCCCATCATCGCCGCCAACATGGACACCGTGGGGACCTTCGAGATGGCCCAGGCTCTGCACGAG TTCACTCTCTTCACTGCAATCCACAAACATTACTCTATAGATGATTGGTCAGAGTTTGCTGCGAAGCATCCTAAGTGCCTGGAG AGTGTTGCCGTCAGCACGGGGACGGGAGAAGGAGACTTTGAGAAGATCTCGGCCATCGTGGAGGCCGTGCCGCAGCTCAAGTACATCTGTGTGGACGTGGCCAACGGCTACTCCGAACACTTCGTTCACTTCGTCAAAGACGTCCGGGAGAAGTTTCCCTCACACACCATAATG gCAGGGAACGTAGTGACAGGAGAAATGGTGGAAGAACTGATTCTTGCTGGAGCCGACATCATTAAAGTAGGCATCGGACCAG GCTCTGTGTGTACCACCCGTAAGAAGACAGGGGTTGGCTACCCGCAGCTCAGCGCTGTGATTGAATGTGCAGATGCAGCCCACGGCCTGGGCGGCCACATTATATCT GATGGAGGATGTACCTGCCCAGGAGATGTCTCTAAGGCTTTTG GCGCCGGAGCCGACTTTGTGATGCTGGGCGGGATGCTGGCTGGTCACTCCGAGAGCGGCGGCGAGACCATCGAGAAAAACGGCAAGAAATACAAGCTGTTTTATGGGATGAGCTCCGACACGGCGATGAAGAAGCACTCAGGAGGCGTAGCTGATTACAg AGCGTCGGAGGGGAAGACGGTGGAAGTTCCCTACAAAGGGCCGGTGGATGAGACGATACGAGACGTCCTGGGAGGCGTGCGCTCCACCTGCACCTACGTCGGAGCCGCTaagctgaaggagctgagccGCAGGACGACCTTCATCCGGGTCACCCAGCAGCTCAACACCGTCTTCGGGAACAGCTAA